One window from the genome of Sphingomonas lacunae encodes:
- a CDS encoding YdcH family protein, whose amino-acid sequence MSKSVSANTAHLQALAARHADLEARLEMETHRPLPDSAAIAQLKKAKLRIKDALGQN is encoded by the coding sequence ATGAGCAAGTCCGTATCAGCCAACACCGCTCACCTTCAGGCTTTGGCCGCGCGCCATGCCGATCTGGAAGCACGGCTGGAAATGGAAACCCACCGTCCCCTGCCCGACAGCGCGGCTATCGCGCAACTCAAGAAGGCCAAGTTGCGCATCAAGGATGCGCTTGGCCAAAACTGA
- a CDS encoding PilZ domain-containing protein, which translates to MKMDLPPPGLTADDVALRGTRRDSMFMKAQVFCERINHGFEVVVRNVSSGGMLVDSKLELVNGDNVKVTLDNIGQVPGRVVWAQNGRFGVAFDVSIDPHQVRKPVKVRPAPAAGSTPRRFVSRLHGKPIIRL; encoded by the coding sequence ATGAAGATGGATTTGCCACCCCCCGGGCTGACGGCTGACGACGTAGCTTTGCGTGGAACCCGCCGCGACAGCATGTTCATGAAAGCCCAGGTGTTTTGCGAGCGCATCAACCACGGTTTCGAAGTTGTGGTCCGCAATGTGTCGTCGGGCGGCATGCTGGTCGACAGCAAGCTGGAACTCGTCAACGGTGACAATGTCAAAGTCACCCTCGACAATATCGGCCAGGTGCCCGGACGAGTGGTCTGGGCCCAGAATGGCCGCTTTGGCGTGGCCTTTGATGTCTCGATCGATCCACACCAGGTACGCAAGCCGGTCAAGGTCCGCCCTGCTCCCGCTGCGGGGTCAACGCCCCGGCGATTTGTCTCCCGGTTGCATGGCAAGCCGATCATTCGCCTCTGA
- a CDS encoding translocation/assembly module TamB domain-containing protein translates to MTVRIARWLAFALAGLTIFLLAGLVILNSSAGHRFIADRIENLSPESGLKIRVGRIEGSLWRQPVVRDLRFSDPGGQFLTVREARIDWHPLDYLWRGRLTIDRLHIPDAELSRLPKLRPGPPDQPILPDFDIVIGQAKVDRLTIAAGVAGARRVATMDGRADIRSGNADVLLDSRLIDGGDRLRLALIAAPDRGDFDVDADIVAPRGGVLATMAGLDRDLTGVIRGKGDWRNWRGALLADSGDAAVARLVLGATNGRYTATGRLRPDLIAGGVVQRLTAGGVALDAAGTFADRRWDGRLALVAEGLRLDSEGQLDLGRNRFAAMRIDGWLRQPSAVLEGMAGQNMQLALLLDGGFQAPRFRYRLTAPWLSFGRVRLSGLEARGEGAGNRTVMQVPVNLSMASATGLGPLAEGIVRNLEADGVLAVRDGIVTSDLLRVRSDGLDGRFTLLANLRRGDYALGFDGTLPGLEVRGLGRVDLASRLDARRAQGGGFTLTGSARAALRRLDNGFLRGLTGGLPTASSGIRLGPDGILRFDNVRITSPLLTLTGSGLRRADGTFQLSGAGAHRSYGPATISLDGAIDRPRLTVRLPRPLPAAQLSDVTLNLVPAATGFDFVADGGSLLGPFEARGQILLPANLGAVIDMQGLAVGGTTARGRLAVANGGLAGQLLVAGGGLDGSIILSVPDGIQRMVANLTARDARFAGPPPILIRRGQVNAVILLDPRGTDIDATFQGSGLQRGALSIARIAGNARLVDGAGMVRASLAGARGRDFSLQLTAQVGRNRTIVRGQGTLDRQAIRLARPVIIHRDGAGWRLESSELSYGGGRVRLSGRFEDGAVDGEASLDNLPLSLLNVAWPDLGLGGRASGRLIYQADGAAPTGEAQLRLIGLSRSGLTESSAPVDVALNAALSESSFAARAVVRRGGTVLGRVQGRVSPLADGGNLIDRIARAPLFAQARYTGEAGTLWRLTGIETLALSGPLELAADIGGTLADPSIRGVVRARNARFESYQTGTIVTGISAVGRFDGSRLQLRNISGQTPGGGTITGGGDFDLAAARGFAIDLRLDANNALLVQRDDLVARVTGPVRIASDGTGGLVSGRLTLNRGSFRLGRATEAEALPVINVVEINAPADRPVPRVAMAPWRLDLQVRGRNGFIVTGLGLESEWSTDIAVRGNVENFAITGVANLVRGDYNFAGRRFELESGTIRFTGSTPVDPVLDIVAVDDIAGIDASIRVRGTGLRPEITFASNPQLPEDELLSRILFGASITDISVTEAAQLGVALASLRSGGDGLDPINAIRRATGLDRLRILPANTELGSGTSVAAGKYVTRRVFVEIITDGQGYSATRIEYQITRWLALLGSVSTIGQESVNLRVKRDY, encoded by the coding sequence TTGACTGTTCGCATCGCCAGATGGCTGGCGTTTGCGCTGGCCGGATTGACGATCTTCCTCTTGGCAGGACTTGTCATACTGAACAGTTCGGCGGGGCATCGCTTCATCGCCGATCGCATCGAGAACCTGTCCCCTGAAAGCGGTCTCAAGATCCGCGTCGGGCGGATCGAAGGTTCGCTCTGGCGGCAACCGGTGGTACGCGACCTGCGATTTTCGGACCCCGGCGGCCAGTTTCTGACCGTCCGTGAAGCGCGGATAGACTGGCATCCGCTGGACTATCTCTGGCGCGGCCGGTTGACGATTGACCGGCTGCACATTCCTGATGCTGAGCTCAGCCGCTTGCCAAAGCTGCGGCCCGGGCCGCCCGACCAACCGATCCTGCCGGATTTTGATATCGTGATCGGTCAGGCGAAGGTTGACCGTCTGACCATCGCCGCGGGTGTTGCCGGGGCGCGGCGCGTCGCCACCATGGATGGCCGGGCCGACATAAGGTCAGGCAATGCCGATGTTCTGCTGGACTCCCGACTGATCGATGGCGGCGACCGTTTGCGGCTGGCGTTGATCGCAGCTCCGGACCGGGGCGACTTTGATGTGGATGCGGACATTGTCGCGCCACGCGGTGGAGTTCTGGCAACGATGGCAGGGCTCGACCGGGACCTGACCGGCGTGATCCGCGGCAAGGGCGACTGGCGGAACTGGCGCGGTGCCTTGTTGGCGGACAGCGGCGATGCTGCAGTGGCACGGCTGGTATTGGGCGCAACCAATGGTCGCTACACGGCCACCGGCCGGTTGCGCCCCGACCTGATCGCGGGCGGTGTGGTTCAGCGGCTGACTGCCGGGGGCGTCGCACTGGATGCGGCCGGCACCTTTGCCGATCGCCGCTGGGACGGCCGATTGGCGCTGGTGGCAGAGGGGTTGCGTTTGGACAGCGAAGGTCAGCTTGACCTTGGCAGGAATCGGTTCGCGGCGATGCGGATTGATGGCTGGTTGCGCCAGCCATCGGCGGTGCTGGAGGGGATGGCCGGACAGAATATGCAGCTCGCCCTGTTGCTCGACGGTGGCTTTCAGGCCCCGCGTTTCCGGTATCGGCTGACTGCGCCGTGGCTTTCCTTTGGACGCGTCCGGCTGTCCGGCCTGGAAGCCAGGGGGGAAGGCGCCGGAAATCGAACGGTCATGCAGGTTCCAGTCAACCTCAGCATGGCTTCCGCCACGGGCCTTGGTCCTCTGGCCGAAGGCATTGTGCGCAATCTCGAGGCTGATGGTGTTTTGGCGGTGCGCGACGGGATTGTGACGTCCGATCTGCTGCGGGTACGGTCCGATGGGCTGGACGGGCGCTTCACCCTGCTCGCCAATCTGCGCCGTGGGGACTATGCGCTCGGCTTTGATGGCACGCTGCCCGGGCTGGAAGTGCGCGGTTTGGGCAGGGTTGATCTTGCCTCCCGGTTGGATGCGCGTCGCGCCCAGGGTGGCGGCTTTACCCTCACCGGATCCGCCAGGGCGGCCCTGCGGCGTCTCGACAATGGCTTTCTGCGTGGTCTGACCGGTGGCTTGCCGACAGCGTCGAGTGGCATCCGGCTGGGTCCTGATGGCATCCTGCGGTTCGACAATGTGCGCATCACATCGCCCCTGCTGACGCTCACCGGATCGGGGCTGCGCCGTGCCGATGGCACATTCCAGCTGAGTGGCGCGGGTGCGCACCGCAGTTACGGCCCGGCAACCATCTCGCTTGATGGAGCGATTGACCGGCCGCGCCTCACCGTCCGCTTGCCCAGACCCTTGCCGGCGGCGCAATTGTCGGATGTCACGCTCAACCTGGTGCCGGCAGCGACCGGTTTCGACTTTGTCGCTGATGGCGGTTCCCTGCTCGGACCGTTTGAGGCGCGGGGCCAGATTTTGCTTCCGGCCAATCTGGGTGCCGTCATCGACATGCAGGGACTGGCCGTCGGCGGCACCACGGCACGCGGACGACTGGCGGTGGCCAATGGTGGCCTCGCCGGTCAATTGCTGGTGGCCGGCGGCGGGCTGGACGGCAGCATCATCCTCTCGGTGCCCGACGGTATCCAGCGCATGGTGGCCAATCTGACCGCCCGCGACGCCCGCTTCGCGGGACCTCCGCCGATTCTGATCCGGCGGGGACAAGTCAATGCCGTCATCCTCCTTGATCCGCGCGGGACGGATATTGACGCAACCTTTCAGGGCAGCGGCCTGCAACGTGGTGCGCTGTCGATTGCCCGCATTGCCGGCAATGCCCGGCTGGTCGATGGCGCGGGCATGGTGCGGGCCAGTCTGGCGGGCGCGCGGGGGCGCGATTTCAGCCTGCAGCTTACTGCACAGGTTGGCCGCAACCGGACAATAGTGCGTGGCCAGGGCACGCTGGACCGGCAGGCTATCCGACTTGCCCGGCCGGTGATCATTCATCGCGACGGCGCTGGCTGGCGACTGGAATCGAGCGAACTGAGCTATGGTGGTGGTCGGGTGCGGCTCTCCGGCAGGTTCGAGGATGGCGCTGTCGACGGGGAGGCTTCGCTCGACAACCTGCCGTTGTCGCTGCTCAATGTCGCCTGGCCCGATCTCGGTCTGGGTGGGCGTGCGAGTGGCCGTCTGATCTACCAGGCAGATGGCGCGGCGCCGACCGGGGAAGCGCAGTTACGACTGATCGGCCTTTCGCGATCGGGCCTGACGGAAAGCTCGGCACCGGTGGATGTCGCGCTCAATGCCGCCCTCTCTGAGAGCAGCTTTGCCGCGCGAGCCGTGGTGCGGCGGGGCGGCACGGTATTGGGCCGGGTGCAAGGGCGCGTCTCTCCCCTCGCCGACGGCGGGAATCTGATTGATCGAATCGCCCGGGCACCGCTGTTTGCGCAGGCGCGCTATACGGGCGAGGCCGGGACCCTGTGGCGACTGACCGGCATCGAAACGCTCGCCCTTTCGGGACCGCTCGAACTGGCGGCCGACATCGGCGGAACGCTGGCTGACCCAAGCATCCGTGGGGTGGTGCGCGCCCGGAACGCCCGCTTTGAAAGCTATCAGACCGGCACCATCGTCACCGGCATCAGTGCGGTTGGCCGCTTTGATGGTTCGCGCCTGCAACTGCGCAACATCAGCGGCCAGACACCCGGCGGCGGCACCATAACCGGTGGCGGCGACTTTGATCTGGCCGCCGCACGCGGCTTTGCCATCGACCTCCGGCTGGATGCCAACAATGCCTTGCTGGTTCAACGTGACGATCTGGTCGCGCGTGTTACCGGACCGGTGCGCATCGCCAGCGATGGCACGGGCGGCCTTGTTTCGGGTCGCTTGACCCTCAATCGCGGCAGCTTCCGGCTCGGCCGGGCGACCGAAGCAGAGGCCCTGCCGGTGATCAATGTGGTCGAAATCAACGCGCCGGCGGATCGGCCGGTGCCACGGGTGGCGATGGCGCCCTGGCGGCTCGATTTGCAGGTGCGCGGCCGCAACGGCTTTATCGTCACCGGCTTGGGTCTAGAAAGCGAATGGTCCACCGATATAGCAGTACGCGGCAATGTGGAGAATTTCGCCATTACCGGCGTCGCCAATCTGGTGCGGGGTGACTATAATTTTGCCGGTCGCCGGTTCGAGCTGGAAAGCGGCACCATCCGTTTTACCGGCTCGACCCCCGTTGACCCGGTTCTGGATATTGTTGCGGTCGACGACATTGCCGGCATTGATGCGAGCATCCGGGTACGCGGCACGGGCCTGAGACCTGAAATCACCTTTGCGTCCAATCCGCAACTGCCCGAGGATGAACTGCTGTCCCGTATCCTGTTCGGCGCGTCCATCACCGACATTTCGGTCACCGAAGCGGCCCAGCTGGGCGTCGCGCTGGCTTCGCTGCGCAGCGGCGGCGACGGGCTCGATCCGATCAACGCTATCCGTCGGGCGACCGGGCTGGACCGGTTGCGCATCCTGCCTGCAAACACCGAACTGGGCAGTGGCACCAGTGTCGCGGCGGGCAAATATGTGACGCGCCGGGTGTTCGTCGAGATCATAACCGACGGGCAGGGCTATAGCGCGACGCGCATAGAATATCAGATCACCCGCTGGCTTGCCTTGCTGGGCAGCGTGTCGACCATCGGTCAGGAAAGCGTCAATCTGAGGGTGAAGCGCGACTATTGA
- the surE gene encoding 5'/3'-nucleotidase SurE has translation MRILLTNDDGYHAPGLSVLEAIAATLSDDIWVCAPAEEQSGAGHSLTLSRPVRVRQHGPKRFSVAGTPTDSVMMAIGELMDSPPDLILSGVNRGANLGDDVTYSGTVSAAIEGTLAGIRSIALSQVYASEGLADNVPFAAAEAWGAKVLAPLIDMDFAKRTLVNINFPAIDPTDIKGVRVVRQGFHDYARGSIVKGIDPRGYPYYWFGLHGVEHTPGHDTDLEAISDGYIAVTPLQVDLTHSHSLDRLADRLKGLMG, from the coding sequence ATGCGCATCCTGCTGACCAATGATGATGGCTATCACGCCCCCGGCCTATCCGTACTGGAAGCGATTGCCGCGACCCTGTCTGATGACATCTGGGTTTGCGCCCCGGCGGAGGAACAGTCAGGCGCCGGCCATTCACTGACCCTGTCGCGGCCGGTCCGTGTCCGCCAGCATGGGCCGAAGCGCTTCTCGGTCGCCGGCACACCCACCGACAGTGTGATGATGGCCATCGGCGAGCTGATGGATTCGCCCCCCGACCTCATCCTCTCGGGCGTCAATCGCGGTGCCAATCTCGGCGATGACGTGACCTACTCAGGCACTGTCTCCGCTGCCATCGAAGGGACGCTCGCCGGCATCCGCTCGATTGCACTGAGCCAGGTCTATGCCAGCGAGGGACTGGCCGACAACGTACCGTTCGCGGCCGCCGAGGCATGGGGCGCCAAGGTTCTCGCTCCGCTCATCGACATGGATTTTGCCAAGCGGACCCTCGTCAACATCAACTTCCCGGCCATCGACCCCACAGACATCAAGGGCGTGCGGGTCGTCCGTCAGGGCTTCCATGATTATGCCCGCGGCAGCATCGTCAAGGGCATCGATCCGCGCGGCTACCCCTATTACTGGTTTGGCCTGCATGGCGTGGAGCATACACCGGGGCATGACACCGATCTGGAAGCGATCAGCGACGGCTATATCGCCGTGACCCCTTTGCAGGTGGATCTGACCCACAGCCATTCGCTTGACCGGCTGGCTGACCGGCTCAAGGGGCTGATGGGCTAA
- the dksA gene encoding RNA polymerase-binding protein DksA: MNPQQLAFFRRLLTDWKKSIVAESELTLASLQDGPLREPDLTDRASSETDWAIELRTRDRQRKLIAKIDAALRRIDEGEYGYCEVTGEPISIGRLIARPIATMTLEAQERHERNERVSRDD; the protein is encoded by the coding sequence ATGAATCCGCAGCAGCTGGCGTTTTTCCGCAGATTGTTGACCGACTGGAAGAAGAGCATTGTCGCAGAATCGGAGTTGACGCTCGCCAGCCTCCAGGACGGCCCCTTGCGTGAGCCGGATCTGACCGATCGCGCTTCCAGCGAGACTGACTGGGCGATCGAGTTGCGCACCCGTGATCGTCAGCGCAAGTTGATCGCCAAGATTGATGCGGCGCTGCGCCGGATTGACGAAGGGGAATATGGCTATTGCGAAGTCACCGGCGAGCCTATTTCCATCGGCCGGCTGATCGCGCGGCCCATTGCCACCATGACGCTGGAGGCGCAGGAGCGCCATGAGCGCAATGAACGCGTGTCGCGCGACGATTGA
- a CDS encoding autotransporter assembly complex protein TamA codes for MRLLLPLSACLLASQAAVLQAQEQPGEGEGEVLPPLPPIADDGDFSALDPDAPLAPMPDIGVDWPDLDSPMPPLPALPPLELLSSGEAEDDSAAGMDPAGGPVEVPTGLAAGDADPVLSPTDGADREMVAQGPAGLGAFAAGEPDALMDITSTEAVRYSVRLEGFEVIPSRRIVARFDGLSVLRQGEGQPANGAQINRRIEEDTALLDQMVRNEGFYDANLVSEMRRDGERVLILFSLQPGPRYVYSAVNLTGLEDAGPQEAARMAPTYGIDPGEAIIADAIIKAQATLASEMAENGYPFGRVGEELVTIDHDRRSGVLDQPVAPGPRLRFGRVIAEDGGLLGARHIQQIARFDPGQWYRASDLEDLRRALIATGLVASVNIAAVDSGDGERVDTRVQLTPGPLRTVAGGIGYSTGEGLRTEASWEHRNLFPPEGALILRGVLGTQEQLGAVTFRRNNFRRRDRVLTLQALASNLTRVAFDAQTAQVSARWERTSTLIFQKRWTWSLGTELIATRERGFDVLRNADVERDYFIGGLNGVVTYDRSNDLLDPTRGFRLSARVAPELSFRGQAFGYVRGQLDGSYYHPAGQNVVLAGRIRLGTIWGAPASAIAPSRRYYAGGGSSVRGYGYQQVGPRDINGDPIGGKSLLEVATEARIRIGPFAVVPFIDAGNISDSSLPGIGNLRVGAGIGVRYHSNFGPIRVDIGTPVNPQQGDSRIGVYVSLGQAF; via the coding sequence TTGCGCCTTTTGCTTCCGCTGTCGGCCTGTCTGCTCGCGTCGCAGGCGGCAGTGCTGCAGGCCCAGGAACAGCCTGGTGAAGGGGAGGGGGAGGTGCTGCCGCCCTTGCCTCCCATTGCCGATGATGGCGATTTTTCGGCGCTTGATCCGGATGCGCCCCTCGCACCGATGCCGGATATTGGCGTTGACTGGCCTGACCTTGATTCGCCAATGCCACCGCTGCCCGCCCTGCCGCCGCTCGAACTGCTCTCATCCGGCGAGGCGGAGGATGATAGTGCTGCGGGCATGGATCCGGCGGGCGGCCCGGTTGAGGTCCCCACCGGCCTTGCCGCGGGGGACGCTGACCCTGTCCTGTCACCGACTGACGGTGCCGATCGCGAAATGGTGGCCCAAGGGCCAGCCGGCCTCGGTGCGTTTGCGGCGGGCGAGCCAGATGCGCTGATGGACATCACCAGCACTGAAGCGGTGCGCTATTCTGTCCGTCTCGAAGGCTTTGAAGTCATTCCCTCCCGCCGGATTGTTGCCCGTTTTGACGGCCTTTCGGTCCTGAGGCAGGGCGAAGGTCAGCCCGCCAATGGTGCCCAGATCAACCGGCGGATTGAGGAAGATACCGCCTTGCTCGACCAGATGGTGCGCAACGAGGGCTTTTACGACGCCAACCTGGTGTCCGAAATGCGGCGCGACGGAGAGCGCGTCCTTATCCTTTTCTCGCTCCAGCCGGGTCCGCGCTATGTTTATTCGGCGGTCAATCTGACCGGGCTTGAAGATGCCGGGCCACAAGAAGCCGCGCGAATGGCGCCCACCTACGGTATTGATCCCGGAGAGGCGATCATTGCCGATGCGATCATCAAGGCGCAGGCGACGCTCGCATCTGAAATGGCCGAAAATGGCTACCCTTTTGGTCGGGTAGGCGAAGAGTTGGTGACCATAGATCATGATCGGCGCAGCGGCGTTCTCGATCAGCCTGTGGCACCGGGGCCGCGACTGCGGTTTGGCAGGGTGATTGCCGAGGACGGCGGCCTGTTGGGTGCCCGGCACATCCAGCAGATTGCCCGGTTCGACCCTGGCCAATGGTATCGCGCTTCCGATCTGGAAGATTTGCGCCGTGCCCTGATCGCCACCGGTTTGGTTGCGTCGGTCAACATTGCCGCTGTGGACAGCGGGGACGGGGAGCGGGTCGATACCCGGGTGCAACTGACGCCGGGGCCGTTGCGGACAGTCGCTGGCGGAATCGGTTACAGCACCGGTGAGGGGTTGCGGACGGAAGCCAGCTGGGAACATCGCAACCTGTTCCCGCCCGAAGGCGCGTTGATCCTGCGCGGCGTTCTCGGCACGCAGGAACAGCTTGGCGCAGTGACGTTTCGCCGCAACAATTTCCGCCGCCGCGACCGGGTGCTGACTTTGCAGGCATTGGCGAGCAACCTGACCCGCGTCGCCTTTGACGCACAGACCGCGCAAGTTTCCGCGCGTTGGGAACGGACCTCAACCCTGATATTCCAGAAGCGCTGGACCTGGTCGCTGGGCACCGAATTGATCGCGACACGTGAACGGGGCTTTGACGTTTTGCGCAATGCCGATGTCGAGCGGGACTATTTCATCGGCGGGCTCAACGGTGTGGTCACCTATGACCGGTCGAATGATCTGCTCGATCCGACCCGCGGCTTTCGCCTGAGCGCACGGGTGGCGCCCGAACTGTCGTTCCGCGGGCAGGCATTTGGCTATGTCCGCGGGCAGTTGGATGGCAGCTATTACCATCCCGCAGGTCAAAATGTGGTGCTTGCCGGGCGAATCAGGCTCGGCACCATCTGGGGGGCGCCGGCCAGCGCCATCGCTCCGTCACGCCGCTATTATGCAGGTGGTGGCAGTTCGGTGCGCGGCTATGGCTATCAACAGGTCGGGCCGCGCGACATCAATGGCGACCCGATTGGCGGCAAAAGCCTGTTGGAAGTGGCAACCGAAGCCCGCATCCGCATCGGTCCCTTTGCCGTGGTGCCGTTCATCGATGCCGGCAACATTTCCGACAGCAGCCTGCCAGGCATCGGCAATCTGCGCGTCGGTGCCGGTATTGGTGTACGCTACCACAGCAATTTCGGGCCGATCCGCGTCGACATCGGCACCCCTGTCAATCCGCAACAGGGTGATAGCCGCATAGGCGTCTATGTGTCACTGGGGCAGGCTTTCTGA
- a CDS encoding DUF1465 family protein, with protein sequence MAVSAPSLTLHESLVDSLYAEALVLADEARGWFDRTRHEASASAFDDLPAGVERDPDSLFHWAGRHDPSLRIALSCESLRLSTRLMHIIAWLLTQRAIHAGELPAGSAGSATNRLGESPDCDLALLAQLPTAAQDLIEASLRLHERVRQIEEAQLTPVAPVPTPVHIMLDQLANRL encoded by the coding sequence ATGGCTGTTTCAGCCCCCAGCCTGACCCTGCACGAATCCCTGGTCGATTCCCTCTATGCCGAAGCCCTTGTCCTTGCGGATGAGGCGCGCGGCTGGTTCGACCGGACCCGTCATGAGGCATCGGCCAGCGCCTTTGACGATCTGCCTGCCGGTGTGGAGCGCGATCCTGACAGCCTGTTTCACTGGGCTGGCCGGCATGATCCTTCGCTGCGCATTGCCCTGTCCTGTGAATCACTGCGCCTGTCGACGCGGTTGATGCACATCATTGCCTGGCTTTTGACCCAGCGTGCGATCCATGCAGGTGAATTGCCGGCGGGATCAGCCGGATCGGCCACTAATCGCCTTGGTGAATCGCCTGACTGCGACCTGGCCTTGCTGGCCCAGTTGCCGACAGCGGCGCAGGATCTGATCGAAGCCAGCCTGCGGTTGCATGAACGGGTGCGCCAGATCGAGGAGGCGCAACTGACGCCGGTGGCGCCGGTACCGACGCCGGTTCACATCATGCTCGACCAATTGGCCAATCGTCTTTGA
- a CDS encoding YdcH family protein, whose amino-acid sequence MTREELARRLELLRVEHRDLDSAIVALNETPMPDQLAIARLKKRKLRLRDEISWIEDNLVPDIIA is encoded by the coding sequence ATGACGCGTGAGGAACTCGCCCGACGGCTGGAATTGCTGCGTGTCGAACATCGTGACCTCGACAGCGCGATCGTGGCGCTCAATGAAACGCCCATGCCGGATCAATTGGCCATTGCCCGCCTTAAGAAGCGCAAGCTCAGGTTGCGGGACGAGATCAGCTGGATCGAGGATAATCTGGTGCCGGACATCATCGCCTGA
- the serS gene encoding serine--tRNA ligase: MHDIRFIRDNPAAFDAGLAKRGLAPLAATLIDQDAAYRALLTDAQNGQARRNEASKAIGAAKAAKDEVTAAALMAEVAELKTRLPTLEAEAETLGAALRDQLAAIPNLPADDVPEGEDEAGNAEVSRWGTPRTFEFTPREHADFAPALGLDFETAAKMSGARFAFLRGQMARLERALGQFMLDNATAAGYTECATPLMVRDDAAFGTTQLPKFREDLFQTTDGRWLISTSEMSLTNAVRDQIIPESDFPIRMTALTPCFRSEAGSAGRDTRGYIRQHQFWKVELVSIVRPEDSDAELERKTRTAESVLEALGLPYRKMLLCSGDMGFAARKTYDLEVWLPGQGAYREISSCSNCGEFQARRMNSRYRPEGSKGTEFVHTLNGSGLAVGRTLVAVLENYQQADGSVIIPDALRPYMGGIDRLTPA; the protein is encoded by the coding sequence ATGCACGACATACGTTTCATCCGGGACAATCCCGCTGCCTTTGACGCAGGCCTCGCCAAGCGCGGGCTCGCCCCCCTGGCTGCCACTCTGATCGATCAGGATGCCGCCTATCGCGCGCTGCTGACCGATGCGCAAAATGGCCAGGCCCGCCGCAACGAGGCCTCCAAGGCCATTGGCGCTGCCAAGGCCGCCAAGGACGAGGTCACCGCCGCCGCGCTGATGGCCGAGGTTGCCGAATTGAAGACCCGCCTGCCAACGCTCGAAGCCGAAGCCGAAACTTTGGGTGCTGCGCTGCGTGACCAGCTGGCCGCCATCCCCAACCTCCCCGCCGATGATGTGCCCGAAGGCGAGGATGAAGCCGGCAATGCAGAGGTCAGCCGCTGGGGCACGCCGCGCACATTTGAGTTCACACCCCGCGAACACGCAGATTTCGCCCCGGCACTCGGCCTCGACTTCGAAACAGCCGCTAAAATGTCCGGTGCCCGCTTTGCTTTCCTGCGGGGGCAGATGGCGCGGCTGGAACGGGCGCTCGGCCAGTTCATGCTCGATAACGCCACCGCTGCCGGTTACACCGAATGCGCCACCCCCTTGATGGTGCGCGACGATGCCGCCTTTGGCACCACCCAGCTGCCCAAATTCCGCGAAGACCTGTTCCAGACGACCGATGGCCGCTGGCTGATCTCGACCAGCGAGATGAGCCTGACCAACGCGGTGCGCGACCAGATCATCCCTGAATCCGACTTCCCGATCCGCATGACCGCGCTGACCCCCTGCTTCCGTTCCGAAGCCGGGTCCGCCGGACGCGACACGCGCGGCTATATCCGCCAGCACCAGTTCTGGAAGGTTGAACTTGTCTCGATCGTCCGCCCTGAGGACAGCGACGCCGAACTGGAACGCAAGACCCGCACGGCGGAGTCGGTGCTGGAGGCGCTGGGCCTGCCCTATCGCAAGATGCTGCTGTGCTCGGGAGACATGGGCTTTGCCGCGCGCAAGACCTATGATCTCGAAGTCTGGCTGCCCGGCCAGGGCGCCTATCGCGAAATCAGCTCCTGCTCCAACTGCGGGGAGTTCCAGGCACGGCGCATGAACAGCCGTTACCGGCCAGAGGGCAGCAAGGGCACCGAATTTGTCCACACGCTCAACGGCTCCGGCCTCGCCGTCGGCCGCACGCTGGTGGCAGTACTCGAAAATTACCAGCAGGCCGACGGCAGTGTCATCATTCCTGACGCCCTGCGCCCCTATATGGGCGGGATCGACCGCCTGACCCCTGCCTGA